A window from Flavobacterium gyeonganense encodes these proteins:
- a CDS encoding ankyrin repeat domain-containing protein: MQTQNQIENFLFQGKFDEARESLNNGEKFNEQYLKNNFSQISAKIIEAKEIDFIEKLIKAGIIETDIYELDSFDKSIFAPLSLYLKDDEESISFFKEIMSKMDNLNDEISDQTLLGYFLEKGISPKIVKILIDDFGANTQYKNNAGENLIFKTINTYGLDTEKVKEYIKSLLESGVDINEKNIVGATPLISAVKRNKKRIDSILT, encoded by the coding sequence ATGCAAACACAAAACCAGATTGAAAATTTCCTTTTTCAGGGAAAATTTGACGAGGCCAGAGAATCTTTAAATAACGGAGAAAAATTTAATGAACAATATCTTAAAAACAATTTTTCTCAAATCTCAGCCAAAATAATTGAAGCCAAAGAAATTGATTTTATAGAAAAATTAATAAAAGCCGGCATTATCGAAACTGATATTTACGAGCTGGACAGTTTTGACAAATCGATTTTTGCTCCTTTGAGCCTTTATTTGAAAGATGACGAAGAATCGATTTCTTTTTTCAAAGAAATAATGTCAAAAATGGATAATCTGAATGACGAAATAAGCGATCAGACTTTGCTGGGATATTTCCTTGAAAAAGGTATTTCTCCAAAAATAGTCAAAATCCTGATTGATGATTTCGGTGCAAATACACAATATAAAAACAATGCCGGCGAAAATTTAATCTTCAAAACAATAAATACTTATGGTTTAGATACCGAGAAAGTAAAAGAATACATCAAATCGCTTCTTGAAAGTGGAGTTGACATTAACGAAAAAAACATTGTTGGCGCTACTCCGCTTATATCAGCGGTTAAAAGAAATAAAAAAAGAATTGATTCTATTCTTACTTGA
- a CDS encoding ankyrin repeat domain-containing protein, producing MILFLLENGADANETDNQDNTAFYYAVAEQFSYDMYDALASFSSPDFNIVNKDGRTLLTNFIISVSGSESDIRFLERLLSDGADVNFCAQYYGQPKSGIDFIVEKKSDILKSVLENVSLDVNEQDNQGNTILHKVCAYNINYDAEMAKETYRKVKLLLEQGADISITNDKDETALMLASGDNLKIKTVELLMKQ from the coding sequence TTGATTCTATTCTTACTTGAAAATGGTGCGGATGCAAACGAAACAGACAATCAGGATAACACTGCTTTTTATTACGCTGTTGCGGAGCAGTTTTCTTATGACATGTACGATGCTTTAGCGTCATTTTCTTCACCTGATTTTAATATTGTGAACAAAGACGGCCGGACATTATTGACTAATTTTATCATTTCTGTTTCTGGTTCGGAAAGTGATATCAGGTTTTTAGAGAGATTGTTGTCTGATGGCGCTGATGTAAACTTTTGTGCACAATATTACGGGCAGCCCAAATCGGGAATTGATTTTATTGTCGAAAAGAAATCAGACATTCTGAAATCAGTTTTAGAAAATGTTTCTTTGGATGTGAATGAACAAGACAATCAGGGCAATACCATTTTACATAAAGTCTGCGCTTACAACATCAACTATGATGCAGAAATGGCAAAAGAAACCTACCGAAAAGTAAAATTACTATTAGAACAGGGAGCCGATATTTCGATTACTAATGATAAAGATGAAACTGCCTTAATGCTTGCTTCAGGAGATAATCTGAAAATTAAAACGGTAGAACTTTTGATGAAACAATAA
- a CDS encoding ankyrin repeat domain-containing protein produces MSFIIACENGNRKIAELLLQNKEVDVKYTDEKGRTAIHYAAHRGYLDIVKILTEDGADINYEDHQGETPLYFACLQKQKQTALYLLENGAEITKNDKYGNSLLHLVVQTAQIEIATKLLEAGIDVNLLNNNGETPLLLASAKLNREIIQLLLDKGADINVTDKQGNTPLLYACYTKSIPMVTLLLDNGAAINHMNHSGENALLIACYETNRMLAKVLVERGADVFTSNNNGYSPIWYACANNQKEIVSLFLENGVDVNYSKPVAQDTSSMNDYLDWIVSATTISNDSGFTLNSSYTYGGESLLHVATKKGNLSMVKLLVEAGANINIQDESGNTPLHYSAANGKKDVVKYLLENKADASIVNVKEQKAIDYSNVKGFNEITELILKYAPSGTVVTPIQKEEPQKTDSGNAMEAKKKALLDLKELLDAGILTSEEFESEKSKILKG; encoded by the coding sequence ATGTCATTTATAATTGCCTGCGAAAACGGGAACAGAAAAATAGCCGAATTGCTTCTTCAGAATAAAGAAGTAGATGTAAAATATACGGACGAAAAAGGAAGAACCGCAATTCATTATGCCGCTCACAGAGGGTATCTGGATATTGTAAAAATCCTGACCGAAGACGGGGCCGATATTAATTACGAAGACCATCAGGGAGAAACACCTTTGTATTTTGCCTGTCTTCAAAAACAGAAACAAACCGCTTTATATCTTTTAGAAAATGGTGCAGAAATTACCAAAAACGACAAATACGGAAACAGCCTTTTGCATTTAGTCGTTCAGACAGCTCAAATTGAAATTGCAACAAAGTTGCTTGAAGCCGGAATTGACGTTAATTTACTGAACAACAACGGAGAAACTCCATTATTATTGGCCTCTGCAAAATTAAACCGTGAAATTATCCAATTGCTTTTAGATAAAGGAGCTGATATTAATGTAACAGATAAACAAGGAAATACGCCTTTGTTATACGCTTGTTATACCAAATCAATTCCGATGGTGACCTTGCTTTTGGATAATGGTGCAGCAATAAATCACATGAATCATTCGGGAGAAAATGCGCTTTTAATTGCTTGTTATGAAACGAACCGAATGTTGGCGAAAGTATTAGTCGAAAGAGGCGCAGATGTTTTCACTTCAAACAATAATGGCTATTCACCTATTTGGTACGCCTGCGCGAATAACCAAAAGGAGATTGTTTCCTTGTTTTTAGAAAACGGAGTTGATGTTAATTACAGCAAACCTGTCGCTCAGGACACTTCTTCTATGAACGACTACCTTGATTGGATTGTTAGTGCGACTACTATTTCGAATGACTCTGGCTTTACACTTAACAGTTCTTATACATATGGCGGAGAAAGTTTGTTGCATGTTGCCACCAAAAAAGGTAATTTAAGTATGGTAAAATTATTGGTTGAAGCCGGGGCAAACATCAACATTCAGGACGAATCCGGAAATACGCCTTTGCATTACAGCGCAGCCAACGGAAAAAAAGATGTGGTAAAATATTTATTGGAAAACAAAGCCGATGCTTCAATTGTAAACGTAAAAGAACAAAAAGCGATTGATTATTCAAACGTGAAAGGTTTTAATGAAATCACAGAACTAATTCTGAAATATGCACCTTCGGGAACGGTTGTAACACCAATTCAGAAAGAAGAACCGCAAAAAACAGATTCAGGAAATGCTATGGAAGCAAAGAAAAAAGCATTACTGGATTTAAAAGAACTTTTAGATGCCGGAATTCTGACTTCGGAAGAATTTGAAAGCGAGAAAAGCAAAATATTAAAAGGATAA
- a CDS encoding ferredoxin: MVIITLQRDKCIGCNYCVEMDPVHFQMSKKDGKSVLLHSQNSKGFFTLKSPNHGIAESCELAAKACPVKIITVKET, from the coding sequence ATGGTAATCATCACTTTACAAAGAGACAAATGCATCGGCTGTAATTATTGTGTGGAAATGGATCCGGTTCATTTTCAAATGTCAAAAAAAGACGGAAAATCTGTTTTACTTCATTCGCAGAATTCGAAAGGCTTTTTTACTTTAAAATCACCAAATCATGGAATTGCAGAAAGCTGTGAACTGGCCGCAAAAGCTTGTCCGGTTAAAATTATTACCGTTAAGGAAACGTAA